Proteins encoded in a region of the Pelmatolapia mariae isolate MD_Pm_ZW linkage group LG6, Pm_UMD_F_2, whole genome shotgun sequence genome:
- the LOC134628803 gene encoding transcription initiation factor IIB-like: MCLSVAGTVHRGQDGSFPNQSCRFIGEATLLSQRYGSGMPVDTPPPPPFFDVRRTMSSSDRAMLNAFNEISTMADRIHLPRIIVDRTNNLFKQVYEQKSLKGRANDAIASACLYIACRQEGVPRTFKEICAVSGISKKEIGRCSKLILKALEISVDLLTPGDLMPRFCSNLGLPKQVQMAATFIARKAVKLNLVPGRSPISVAAAAIYMASNASAKKKTQKEIGDIAGVANVTIRKSYRLIYPHAAELFPPDLNFDTPVDKLPQL, translated from the exons ATGTGCTTGAGTGTGGCTGGGACTGTACACAGGGGGCAGGATGGGTCCTTTCCAAACcaaagctgcagatttattGGGGAAG CGACCCTGCTTAGCCAGCGCTACGGCTCTGGCATGCCTGTCGAcacacctcctccaccaccatttTTCGACGTTCg GAGAACCATGAGCAGCTCTGACCGGGCCATGCTCAACGCCTTCAATGAGATCAGCACCATGGCGGATCGCATCCACCTGCCGAGGATCATCGTAGACAGAACAAACAACTTATTTAAGCAGGTTTATGAACAGAAGAGCCTGAAGGGCCGAGCCAATGATGCCATTGCGTCAGCCTGTCTCTACATCGCCTGCAGACAAGAGGGTGTGCCGCGAACCTTTAAAGAGATCTGCGCTGTGTCCGGGATCTCAAAGAAAGAGATCGGTAGGTGCTCCAAGCTGATTCTGAAAGCACTGGAGATCAGCGTAGACCTCCTCACCCCCGGGGACTTAATGCCCCGCTTCTGCTCCAACCTCGGCTTACCCAAACAGGTGCAAATGGCAGCCACCTTCATCGCCAGGAAGGCTGTGAAGCTCAACTTGGTGCCTGGCAGGAGCCCCATCTCTGTAGCTGCAGCTGCCATCTACATGGCTTCCAACGCTTCTGCAAAGAAGAAGACCCAGAAAGAAATCGGAGACATCGCCGGTGTTGCAAATGTGACGATCAGAAAGTCATATCGACTCATCTACCCACATGCTGCAGAGCTTTTCCCCCCAGATTTAAATTTTGATACACCTGTTGATAAACTGCCCCAACTGTGA